One Dioscorea cayenensis subsp. rotundata cultivar TDr96_F1 chromosome 17, TDr96_F1_v2_PseudoChromosome.rev07_lg8_w22 25.fasta, whole genome shotgun sequence DNA window includes the following coding sequences:
- the LOC120281063 gene encoding uncharacterized mitochondrial protein AtMg00310-like, protein MSMFRLPAWVIKMIDRIRRDFLWSDPDIEHPGCRLVAWKNICRSKEQGGWGILDLSSFNMALLGKWRWKLLSDSSWGGAKILRFNYGGPNWDLFRRTTSRVSFFWSGVDQCLPAFSGCVSVQVKDGANSLFWKDRWFNGRAPMNIWPESFLLSRSPNGTVREMPYLLASSPFASDP, encoded by the coding sequence ATGTCGATGTTCAGGCTCCCTGCGTGGGTTATCAAAATGATCGATCGGATTCGTAGAGATTTCTTATGGAGTGACCCTGATATTGAGCACCCCGGATGTAGACTCGTTGCTTGGAAGAACATCTGTCGGTCAAAGGAGCAAGGTGGTTGGGGGATCTTGGACCTCTCCTCCTTTAATATGGCGCTACTGGGGAAATGGAGGTGGAAACTCCTCTCTGACTCGAGCTGGGGAGGGGCGAAGATTCTGAGATTCAACTATGGAGGTCCAAACTGGGATTTATTTAGGCGCACGACTAGCAGAGTCTCTTTTTTCTGGTCTGGGGTCGACCAATGCCTCCCGGCGTTTAGTGGCTGTGTTTCTGTTCAGGTGAAAGATGGGGCGAACTCACTTTTCTGGAAGGATCGATGGTTCAATGGTCGCGCACCTATGAATATCTGGCCTGAATCTTTTCTCTTGTCCCGGTCCCCGAATGGGACAGTCAGAGAAATGCCGTACTTGCTCGCGAGCTCTCCTTTTGCTTCTGACCCTTAG